The following is a genomic window from Archangium lipolyticum.
GTCTCTGGGCTTCGAGTCCGAGGGTCACCCCTCGTCCCCGCCAGATAGCTACCGAGGGGGTCGACTTCCTCCTCGGGCGGGACTTCCACCCGCTGGTCAAGTGCACCTTCACGGCGCACGCACACTGGGGGCACATCCGGCTCAACTGGGTGAAGCCACTCGCGGACGCGAACGGGCAGCACTCCTTCTGCCTCTCGGGGCTCATGAGACGCTCGTGGGCACCACAAACTGGTGGAGTTCTTCGTCCTAGTGTGCGTCTTCGCGAGCACGAGCAGTTGGGGCTCAAAATGAGCCAGTGCGGTGAGACCGTGGGCGGAGATGCCCGTGAGCCATGCCATGCCCGAGACTCTGAGGTGCACTAGCCAGCAGCCCTCACTCTCTGTTCCAGCTCGTTCCCCTCGACAAGGTCTCCATCCCACTGATTGAAACGATGCTCCGTTGTGATGGCCAACTGTGAATTGGCTCCTGGTAGCATGCTGTGCATGAACGACATGGAAGCTCTTTCCAGTTTGAGGCGGCGCGCAGTGGTCATAAGACTTGCCGGAAAGGGAATCGATAAGGTGATCGATTCGCAGCAGGCGCCAGCGGGACTCTTCCTACCGCCAGTCCAGTACCTTCGTAAGGAGACCATTATCCGGCTCAAATCCGGACGCTCTGATGCGGAGACACTCATGACGCTTTGCCATGAACTCGGGCACTTCTGGTCGTACGCAACAGGCCGCCTGACAGCGTCGTCGTATGAGCGGGCATTGAGAAAAACTGAATTCGTGGGAGTCCACCCTGGAATCAAAGATTTTCGATCACGATGCCGTAAGGCCGCTGAAGCTCAACAACTTACCAGTGCCTAACGATGTGCGCGCAACAGCGCACGCGGATTTAAAACGAGAACTACCGAACCCACTTACCGACGACGAGAGGAAGGACATAGTCGCGGAGGAGGTGCGCGCGTGGTGCTTCGGCTTCGAGGTCGCGAAGGCGCTGCGTCTTGACGAGGATCTAATTGTTGACGAGGCCAATGCAGCCCTTGGCGTTTACTTTGAGAGGTTGGAGTTGCCTTCGGTCGCGTGGAGACCGACAAGTTGCACCGACAGCTTTTCGGACGAGGACAGAAACTACATCGAAAAACTGACAGCCTGAGAGAGTACGCTCGGAGCATTCTCGCCGTCAGACGGTGCCGGCATCATCCCAACGCCCACGGGTCCACCCTTGACTGGCGGCCCCCCCCTTTCCGTAGGACGTCGCCATGCGTCTCCGAGCGTGCTTCGTACTTCTGCTCTTTCTTTCAGCCTGTACGACGACCCCCCCAAGCCCAAGAGAGCCAGCGGCCCGCGACCCGAGGCTCGCCAACCTCCAGCGCGCGGCGAAGCTGCCCTGGACGGATGGGGGGCGTTGCGCCGTCCGCGAAGCTTCTGAGCCCTGGCCCGAGCTGGCGGAGCGGTGCTTTCATGCCCTCGACCATGACCGGATCGAATTTCACGACACCACGGGGCGATGCGCGGTTGCCTCTGCCGGTGCCGCTGCCCTGGGGGTCGGGGTTTGCGTGCTGGCGGCACCGGAGATCGTCGTGGGAGCGATAGTTGTGGCGGGCGTGGTGGTGGTGGGCTTCGCCATCAAAGAGGCCCTGGATGCGTATCCGCTGGATATGGGGCCCCCCGAGGTCAGGCCCGCGCCTGAAACGCGGCCGGCGCCTGAAACAGCGCCTGCCCCGCAGAAACCGTCGCCGGAAAAAAGGCCCAAGCCGGAGCCCAAAGGGCCGGACTTCCCTCCCGTGGGGCCAACCGACATCTCTGAACGAGAGCGCCGTCGCAGGTGCGAGCCGATCCCGGAACCGCACGCGGGCGAGGATGACGCGCATAACAGGTGCGCCGACCAATTTCCGCCCAACCGTTATCCCGGAATGGATGTGTTCGTGGGCGGCGTGAGCTTCGATGCACTGCAAGTCGGCGTGCGTGTGCTGTGGGAGATCAAGACCCATCGATTTGATGCATACCCTGACTTCATTCAAGACAAGGAAATCAAGAAGGAAATGAAGCAATTGCGCAAGCAGCGCGACGCTGCGCGAGACTGCGGATACGACTTCGTTGTTGGGGTGAGCACCGAGGAGCATAAGGCCGCGCTGCTGCAAGAGGATCAGTTCCTTAAAATCGTCGTCACAGGATGCAAACGATGACTACACGAAAGAAACTCGGCATTATCGTCTATGCTCCTGCGCTGGTGGGCAACGACAGTCGCACGCTCGCTATTGTCCAGGGAATGGAACGAGCGCTCCCCGATTTACGCATGGAGTGGGAGGTTTCTGAAGATGGGCGCCTCATCGCGTTGCCGCAGCGCGATACATGGCTCATCGAGGGGACCAAGGACGGGGAATTCCCTCTGGTGTGCAACGGCGATGAGAGCTTTCCGGTGACGGTTTATGGGTTAC
Proteins encoded in this region:
- a CDS encoding DUF6310 domain-containing protein; the protein is MRLRACFVLLLFLSACTTTPPSPREPAARDPRLANLQRAAKLPWTDGGRCAVREASEPWPELAERCFHALDHDRIEFHDTTGRCAVASAGAAALGVGVCVLAAPEIVVGAIVVAGVVVVGFAIKEALDAYPLDMGPPEVRPAPETRPAPETAPAPQKPSPEKRPKPEPKGPDFPPVGPTDISERERRRRCEPIPEPHAGEDDAHNRCADQFPPNRYPGMDVFVGGVSFDALQVGVRVLWEIKTHRFDAYPDFIQDKEIKKEMKQLRKQRDAARDCGYDFVVGVSTEEHKAALLQEDQFLKIVVTGCKR